A window from Halomicrobium urmianum encodes these proteins:
- a CDS encoding WD40/YVTN/BNR-like repeat-containing protein, whose product MSDTALTRRSVLRATGAAVAAAAVPASAQAGSEWTAVESPTGNALHDVEYTSAGAYTVGGGGVVLERTETGWQKVLDGGPTGNGNDVYGADVTDDGRRLWFVGASGAIGEYDVVTGNLNDHSAPMDVTNNFNDVAVTGEAGEADVYVAGDSGKLYYSFENGTEGTWEYVTPASGSAINAVDFYDDRKGHVVDGNQTVLHTRDGATWDEIGLSDANYNLYGVDSDGADDVWVSGGGGSIYRWDGSQWRREDNGDPGLRDVEVEGGDGLTVGSGGSVFDRDAGDGWAREQTPTGANLKAVVRGDTDVAVGAGGAIIER is encoded by the coding sequence ATGTCCGACACTGCCCTGACGCGACGCAGCGTACTGCGAGCGACCGGTGCGGCCGTCGCGGCCGCGGCCGTCCCCGCGAGCGCACAGGCCGGCAGCGAGTGGACCGCCGTGGAGTCGCCCACCGGCAACGCCCTCCACGACGTCGAATACACGTCAGCGGGCGCGTACACCGTCGGCGGCGGCGGCGTCGTCCTCGAGCGGACCGAGACGGGCTGGCAGAAGGTCCTCGACGGCGGTCCGACCGGCAACGGCAACGACGTCTACGGCGCGGACGTGACCGACGACGGCCGGCGCCTGTGGTTCGTCGGCGCTTCGGGCGCGATCGGCGAGTACGACGTCGTGACGGGGAACCTGAACGACCACTCCGCGCCCATGGACGTGACGAACAACTTCAACGACGTCGCTGTCACCGGCGAGGCCGGCGAGGCCGACGTCTACGTGGCCGGCGACTCGGGCAAGCTGTACTACAGCTTCGAGAACGGCACCGAGGGGACCTGGGAGTACGTTACCCCGGCCTCTGGCTCGGCGATCAACGCCGTCGACTTCTACGACGACCGGAAGGGTCACGTCGTCGACGGCAACCAGACGGTCCTGCACACGCGGGACGGCGCGACCTGGGACGAGATCGGCCTCTCCGACGCGAACTACAACCTCTACGGCGTCGACTCCGACGGCGCGGACGACGTGTGGGTCTCCGGCGGCGGCGGGTCGATCTACCGCTGGGACGGCAGCCAGTGGCGTCGCGAGGACAACGGCGACCCCGGCCTCCGCGACGTCGAAGTCGAGGGCGGCGACGGCCTGACCGTCGGCAGCGGCGGGAGCGTCTTCGACCGCGACGCCGGCGATGGCTGGGCACGGGAGCAGACGCCGACCGGCGCGAACCTGAAGGCGGTCGTCCGCGGCGATACGGACGTCGCGGTCGGCGCGGGCGGTGCGATCATCGAGCGGTAG
- a CDS encoding dienelactone hydrolase family protein, translating into MPVAIPGGRDVRGTLDGDEDADAVVVACPPHPQHGGSRSDERLRAVSDALVGRAVACLRFDYGPWDEGRGEAADAENALAWARNRFDRVGLFGYSFGGAVALAAAERADPEPDAVSVLAPAPRAAGIDAEAALTALSAPLQVVYGERDETADWEPLVDLARERGAAVEAMPADHFFAGQSGRVGEAVGAFLAGRLADE; encoded by the coding sequence ATGCCAGTGGCTATTCCCGGCGGTCGGGACGTGCGCGGGACGCTCGACGGCGACGAGGACGCCGACGCCGTCGTCGTGGCCTGTCCGCCCCACCCGCAGCACGGCGGGAGCCGCTCCGACGAGCGGCTACGGGCGGTGAGCGACGCCCTCGTCGGGCGGGCCGTGGCCTGCCTGCGGTTCGACTACGGGCCCTGGGACGAGGGTCGCGGCGAAGCGGCGGACGCGGAGAACGCTCTCGCGTGGGCCCGAAACCGGTTCGACCGCGTCGGGCTGTTCGGCTACAGCTTCGGCGGCGCCGTCGCGCTGGCCGCGGCGGAGAGGGCCGACCCGGAGCCCGACGCCGTCAGCGTCCTCGCGCCCGCACCTCGCGCGGCCGGTATCGACGCCGAGGCGGCCCTGACGGCCCTGTCGGCACCGCTCCAGGTCGTCTACGGAGAGCGCGACGAAACCGCCGACTGGGAGCCCCTCGTCGACCTGGCCCGCGAGCGGGGCGCCGCAGTCGAGGCGATGCCCGCCGACCACTTCTTCGCCGGTCAGTCGGGGCGGGTCGGTGAGGCCGTCGGGGCCTTCCTCGCGGGCCGACTCGCCGACGAGTGA
- a CDS encoding endo-1,4-beta-xylanase: MTNDTNARQGGVPDEKRRGGIGRRDYLRTVGVGAAIGVLGGTGAGAAAAQSDDWETAADQRIQEHRTGPLEVEVVDENGEPVPDADVSVEMQSHDYWFGYALSADLLVNQTEPGHPYRETLKEDFNVVWFGNYHKWRFFEDNQDDADEATAWAKDNGLDVRGHVCLWANIDAWAVPGDVVDAMGVDHDSGQDGPDLDPQYVEDRSFEHVQTIIDHYADFEYEGTSYGSVIEEWEVMNEVVHEPGFIRAVNGVPANEEADDLDPVTAPLLADYYDHARDAAPDDVGLATNDYNTIEGSYDYARDDYERQIEFLDENSSLDYVGLQSHFTDRSSTVSSQETMDVLDRYAQHDVRLHVTEFDVTGDWPDEDKADWFREYLKTVFSHPATDAFLTAGGSDEHHWRDDGPFYYEGWEPKPAMEVYRDLVFDEWWTDESGTTDGSGTYSVDAFIGEHEVTVSTDQGSVTRTVSVTDSDAGRRVTVTVEGGEGPPNGRDDRPPAVGDNENRPTDPDGDGLYEDLNGNGEVDYDDVVTYFENVESDAMTGNADAFDYNGNGGVDYADLVELFEQV, encoded by the coding sequence ATGACGAACGACACGAACGCACGTCAGGGGGGCGTACCGGACGAGAAGCGCCGCGGTGGCATCGGGCGTCGCGACTACCTTCGCACGGTCGGCGTCGGCGCGGCGATTGGGGTCCTCGGCGGGACCGGCGCGGGCGCGGCGGCCGCCCAGAGCGACGACTGGGAGACTGCCGCCGACCAGCGCATCCAGGAGCACCGCACCGGGCCGCTGGAGGTGGAAGTGGTCGACGAGAACGGGGAGCCGGTTCCGGACGCCGACGTCTCCGTCGAGATGCAGTCCCACGACTACTGGTTCGGCTACGCGCTCTCGGCCGACCTCCTCGTGAACCAGACCGAGCCGGGACACCCGTACCGCGAGACGCTGAAAGAGGACTTCAACGTCGTGTGGTTCGGGAACTACCACAAGTGGCGCTTCTTCGAGGACAACCAGGACGACGCCGACGAGGCCACGGCCTGGGCGAAGGACAACGGGCTGGACGTGCGCGGCCACGTCTGCCTGTGGGCGAACATCGACGCCTGGGCGGTCCCGGGAGACGTCGTCGACGCGATGGGCGTCGACCACGATAGCGGTCAGGACGGACCCGACCTCGACCCCCAGTACGTCGAAGACCGGAGCTTCGAGCACGTCCAGACGATCATCGACCACTACGCCGACTTCGAGTACGAGGGGACGTCCTACGGCTCGGTCATCGAGGAGTGGGAGGTGATGAACGAGGTGGTCCACGAGCCGGGCTTCATCCGCGCCGTCAACGGGGTGCCCGCGAACGAGGAGGCCGACGACCTCGACCCGGTCACCGCGCCCCTCCTCGCGGACTACTACGACCACGCACGCGACGCGGCGCCAGACGACGTGGGGCTGGCGACCAACGACTACAACACGATCGAAGGCTCCTACGACTACGCCCGCGACGACTACGAGCGCCAGATCGAGTTCCTCGACGAGAACAGTTCGCTGGACTACGTCGGACTGCAGAGTCACTTCACGGATCGGAGTTCGACCGTCTCGTCGCAGGAGACCATGGACGTCCTCGACAGGTACGCCCAGCACGACGTCCGCCTGCACGTGACGGAGTTCGACGTCACCGGTGACTGGCCCGACGAGGACAAGGCCGACTGGTTCCGCGAGTACCTCAAGACGGTCTTCAGCCACCCGGCCACCGACGCCTTCCTGACGGCGGGCGGGAGCGACGAGCACCACTGGCGCGACGACGGGCCGTTCTACTACGAGGGCTGGGAGCCCAAGCCCGCCATGGAGGTGTATCGCGACCTCGTCTTCGACGAGTGGTGGACCGACGAGTCCGGAACGACCGACGGCTCGGGCACCTACAGCGTCGACGCCTTCATCGGCGAGCACGAGGTGACGGTCTCGACCGACCAAGGCTCGGTGACGCGGACGGTGTCGGTGACGGATTCGGACGCCGGCCGGCGGGTCACCGTGACCGTCGAGGGCGGAGAGGGGCCGCCGAACGGGCGAGACGACCGTCCGCCCGCCGTCGGCGACAACGAGAATCGGCCGACGGATCCCGACGGCGACGGCCTGTACGAGGACCTCAACGGCAACGGCGAGGTCGACTACGACGACGTGGTCACCTACTTCGAGAACGTGGAGAGCGACGCGATGACCGGCAACGCCGACGCCTTCGACTACAACGGCAACGGCGGGGTCGACTACGCCGACCTCGTCGAGCTGTTCGAGCAGGTCTGA
- a CDS encoding PspA/IM30 family protein: protein MGILSRASYVLRSKFNAVLNRAEDPNETLDYSYEQLRDELQDVKQGIADLTTQKKRLEIQKRRLEENVEKHNQQAREAVQQDREDLAKRALEKKKQKMQQIEDLEGQISQLQSQQDSLVEQKDELQSRIEQFRTKKETIKARHEAAEASKRVSEAMTGAGDEMADVGRAIERAEERTEEMEARSQAMDELQDQGVFEDALSDQDQLDRELEEMRTSGEVDAELETLKAEMGKSDASEAESAGDEEATEEDLEAELTDEAGNGAGDVETPDVSDEEVESELEDLKEDEQS from the coding sequence ATGGGCATCCTCTCACGCGCGTCCTACGTCCTCCGATCGAAGTTCAACGCGGTGCTCAACCGCGCCGAGGACCCCAACGAGACGCTGGACTACTCCTACGAGCAATTGCGCGACGAACTCCAGGACGTCAAGCAAGGCATCGCCGACCTGACGACCCAGAAGAAGCGCCTGGAGATCCAGAAGCGGCGCCTCGAGGAGAACGTCGAGAAGCACAACCAGCAGGCCCGCGAGGCCGTCCAGCAGGACCGCGAGGACCTCGCCAAGCGCGCCCTGGAGAAGAAAAAACAGAAGATGCAACAGATCGAGGACCTGGAGGGCCAGATCAGCCAGCTCCAGTCTCAGCAGGACAGCCTCGTCGAGCAGAAAGACGAACTCCAGAGCCGCATCGAGCAGTTCCGGACCAAGAAGGAGACGATAAAGGCCCGCCACGAGGCCGCCGAGGCCTCCAAGCGCGTCTCCGAGGCCATGACCGGCGCCGGCGACGAGATGGCCGACGTGGGCCGCGCCATCGAGCGCGCCGAGGAGCGCACCGAGGAGATGGAGGCCCGCTCGCAGGCGATGGACGAGCTTCAGGATCAGGGCGTCTTCGAGGACGCCCTCAGCGATCAGGACCAGCTGGACCGCGAACTCGAGGAGATGCGCACGTCCGGCGAGGTCGACGCCGAACTGGAGACGCTGAAGGCGGAGATGGGGAAGTCGGACGCGTCCGAGGCCGAGAGCGCCGGCGACGAGGAGGCCACCGAGGAGGACCTGGAGGCCGAACTGACCGACGAGGCCGGCAACGGCGCCGGAGACGTCGAGACTCCCGACGTGTCAGACGAGGAAGTGGAGAGCGAACTCGAGGACCTGAAGGAAGACGAGCAGTCCTAG
- the pyrG gene encoding glutamine hydrolyzing CTP synthase → MPTEPETDYDPELGRKFIFVTGGVMSGLGKGITAASTGRLLKNAGFDVTAVKIDPYLNVDAGTMNPFQHGEVYVLKDGGEVDLDLGNYERFLDEDMTFDHNVTTGKTYQHVIEKERAGDYLGKTVQIIPHITDDIKRRIREAAKGNDVCIIEVGGTVGDIEGMPFLEALRQFAHEEDEEDILFTHVTLVPYSKNGEQKTKPTQHSVKELRSIGLQPDILVGRCEDKLDIETKEKIALFCDVPTEAVFSNPDVEDIYHVPLMVEEEGLDEYVMERLNLKEEALPENERENRWRDLVTQETTGEVDVALVGKYDLEDAYISVNEALKHAGLETNVDVNVRWVNSDDMPEHHAQRMREADAIVVPGGFGSRGTEGKVEAIRHARENDVPFLGLCLGFQMAIVEYARNVCGFEGANSTELDEDAPHPVIDILPEQYEVEDMGGTMRLGAHETEIEPDTLAADLYGGTSCTERHRHRYEVNPEYIDDLEDAGMVFSGYENNRMEILELPDHPYFIGTQFHPEFRSRPTRASPPFVGLVEAVLEDSDRGAEATASDARL, encoded by the coding sequence ATGCCGACGGAACCCGAAACAGACTACGACCCGGAGCTGGGTCGGAAATTCATCTTCGTGACCGGCGGCGTGATGTCGGGGCTGGGCAAGGGCATCACCGCCGCGAGCACGGGCCGCCTTCTCAAGAACGCCGGGTTCGACGTCACCGCCGTCAAGATCGATCCCTACCTGAACGTCGACGCGGGGACGATGAACCCCTTCCAGCACGGCGAGGTGTACGTGCTGAAGGACGGCGGCGAGGTCGACCTCGACCTGGGGAACTACGAGCGGTTCCTCGACGAGGACATGACCTTCGACCACAACGTCACGACCGGCAAGACCTACCAGCACGTCATCGAGAAGGAGCGCGCCGGCGACTACCTGGGCAAGACCGTCCAGATCATCCCCCACATCACCGACGACATCAAGCGCCGCATCCGCGAGGCGGCCAAGGGCAACGACGTCTGCATCATCGAGGTGGGCGGCACGGTGGGCGACATCGAGGGCATGCCCTTCCTCGAAGCCCTGCGCCAGTTCGCCCACGAGGAAGACGAGGAGGACATCCTCTTCACCCACGTCACGCTCGTCCCCTACTCGAAGAACGGCGAGCAGAAGACCAAGCCCACCCAGCACAGCGTCAAGGAGCTGCGTTCGATCGGCCTCCAGCCGGACATCCTCGTCGGCCGCTGCGAGGACAAACTCGACATCGAGACCAAGGAGAAGATCGCGCTGTTCTGCGACGTGCCCACGGAGGCGGTCTTCTCGAACCCCGACGTCGAGGACATCTACCACGTCCCGCTGATGGTCGAAGAGGAGGGCCTCGACGAGTACGTCATGGAGCGGCTGAACCTGAAGGAGGAGGCCCTGCCCGAGAACGAGCGCGAGAACCGCTGGCGCGACCTCGTCACCCAGGAGACCACCGGCGAGGTCGACGTGGCCCTCGTGGGCAAGTACGACCTCGAGGACGCCTACATCTCCGTCAACGAGGCGCTGAAACACGCCGGCCTGGAGACCAACGTCGACGTCAACGTCCGCTGGGTCAACTCCGACGACATGCCCGAGCACCACGCCCAGCGGATGCGCGAGGCCGACGCCATCGTCGTGCCCGGTGGGTTCGGCTCCCGCGGCACGGAGGGCAAGGTCGAGGCCATCCGCCACGCCCGCGAGAACGACGTGCCCTTCCTCGGGCTCTGCCTGGGCTTCCAGATGGCCATCGTCGAGTACGCCCGCAACGTCTGCGGGTTCGAGGGCGCCAACTCCACGGAGCTCGACGAGGACGCGCCCCACCCCGTCATCGACATCCTCCCCGAGCAGTACGAGGTCGAGGACATGGGCGGAACGATGCGGCTGGGCGCCCACGAGACGGAGATCGAACCCGACACGCTCGCCGCGGACCTCTACGGCGGGACCTCCTGCACCGAGCGCCACCGTCACCGGTACGAGGTGAACCCCGAGTACATCGACGACCTCGAGGACGCCGGCATGGTGTTCTCCGGCTACGAGAACAACCGCATGGAGATCCTGGAGCTGCCCGACCACCCCTACTTCATCGGGACGCAGTTCCACCCCGAGTTCCGCTCGCGCCCGACCCGGGCCAGCCCGCCGTTCGTCGGTCTCGTCGAGGCCGTGCTCGAAGACTCGGACCGCGGCGCCGAGGCGACCGCGTCAGACGCCCGTCTCTGA
- a CDS encoding sensor histidine kinase, with amino-acid sequence MPADEHESVFEPGYSSKSTGTGLGLDIVRAIARGHDWSVDVTESSEGGARFEFRNVQQL; translated from the coding sequence ATCCCCGCCGACGAACACGAGAGCGTCTTCGAGCCCGGGTACTCCTCGAAGTCGACTGGCACTGGTCTCGGCCTCGACATCGTCCGTGCGATCGCTCGGGGCCACGACTGGAGCGTCGACGTGACGGAGTCGTCCGAGGGCGGCGCGCGGTTCGAATTTCGGAACGTACAGCAGCTCTAA
- a CDS encoding DUF7126 family protein — MKVVVSGSDTDRIADAIADEGHEVTTAPLGNRPGLEEAGIHEADVYVLTDMDQATSIAVAKDINGDLRVVVYAEGSLPDFASRQADLRVDPDLLGPEAVAEELE, encoded by the coding sequence ATGAAGGTCGTCGTCTCCGGCTCCGACACGGACAGGATCGCCGACGCCATCGCCGACGAGGGCCACGAGGTCACCACGGCCCCGCTGGGGAACCGCCCCGGACTGGAGGAGGCCGGCATCCACGAGGCCGACGTGTACGTCCTGACGGACATGGACCAGGCCACCTCCATCGCCGTCGCGAAGGACATCAACGGCGACCTGCGGGTCGTCGTCTACGCCGAGGGCTCGCTGCCGGACTTCGCCAGCCGACAGGCCGACCTCAGGGTCGATCCGGATCTGCTCGGCCCCGAAGCGGTGGCCGAGGAACTGGAGTAG
- a CDS encoding glycoside hydrolase family 16 protein produces MDRRTLLCRVGALGAATTVGTGVASRQSDEASAPPAPEGATWKLIWSDEFDGDSIDESTWTFKTRPGCGENGELGTTCNWGNEEAQYYTDGDNAWVEDGGLVVEAREEAAPNGVNEYTSARLKTQGKREVRHGRIDVRATLPKGQGIWPAIWLLGDDIGTRGWPNCGEIDVMEFLGHERDTVHGTVHGPDYSGADGISGSYALDSGTFSESAHTFSIVWRPDRIRWFVDGTQYHEVTQATVEDAGDE; encoded by the coding sequence ATGGACAGACGCACACTGCTGTGCCGCGTCGGCGCACTGGGAGCAGCGACGACGGTCGGGACCGGGGTCGCGAGCAGACAGAGCGACGAGGCGTCCGCTCCGCCGGCGCCCGAGGGAGCGACCTGGAAACTGATCTGGAGCGACGAGTTCGACGGGGACTCGATCGACGAGAGCACCTGGACGTTCAAGACCAGGCCCGGGTGCGGGGAGAACGGCGAGCTGGGAACGACCTGCAACTGGGGCAACGAGGAGGCCCAGTACTATACGGACGGCGACAACGCGTGGGTCGAGGACGGCGGCCTCGTCGTCGAGGCGCGCGAGGAGGCGGCGCCCAACGGCGTCAACGAGTACACCTCCGCACGGCTGAAGACGCAGGGGAAACGCGAGGTCCGCCACGGGCGGATCGACGTTCGGGCGACGCTGCCCAAGGGCCAGGGCATCTGGCCGGCGATCTGGCTGCTCGGGGACGACATCGGGACCCGCGGGTGGCCGAACTGCGGCGAGATCGACGTCATGGAGTTCCTCGGCCACGAGCGGGACACGGTCCACGGGACCGTCCACGGGCCCGACTACTCCGGTGCTGACGGGATCAGCGGGAGCTACGCGCTCGACTCGGGGACGTTCTCCGAGAGCGCGCACACCTTCTCGATCGTCTGGCGGCCCGACCGGATCCGGTGGTTCGTCGACGGGACCCAGTACCACGAGGTGACCCAGGCGACCGTCGAGGACGCCGGCGACGAGTGA
- the guaA gene encoding glutamine-hydrolyzing GMP synthase — translation MVDVDSFIPEAKEEIADAIGDANAVIALSGGVDSSTAAALAYEAVGDQLTPVYVDTGLMRKGETEQIRETFDYMDSLRIVDAKERFLDVLEGVTDPEEKRHAIGEQFIREFETVATEVDADYLVQGTIYPDRIESEGTIKSHHNVGGLPEVVDFDGIVEPMRDLYKDEVREVARALDLEEIIAERMPFPGPGLAVRILGEVTEEKLEVAREANHVVEEELEEHDPWQALAAVIGKATGVKGDNRVHGWVVAVRSVESRDGMTARAQEIDWETLQRIQSRITGENDTVSRVLYDVTHKPPATIEYE, via the coding sequence ATGGTCGACGTCGACTCGTTCATCCCGGAGGCCAAGGAGGAGATCGCCGACGCGATCGGCGACGCCAACGCCGTCATCGCGCTCTCCGGCGGTGTCGACTCCTCGACGGCCGCCGCGCTGGCCTACGAGGCCGTCGGCGACCAGCTCACCCCGGTCTACGTCGACACCGGCCTGATGCGCAAGGGCGAGACCGAGCAGATCCGCGAGACCTTCGACTACATGGACTCGCTGCGGATCGTCGACGCGAAGGAGCGCTTCCTCGACGTCCTCGAGGGCGTCACCGACCCCGAGGAGAAGCGTCACGCCATCGGCGAGCAGTTCATCCGGGAGTTCGAGACGGTCGCGACGGAGGTCGACGCGGACTACCTCGTCCAGGGGACCATCTATCCCGACCGGATCGAGAGCGAGGGGACGATCAAGTCCCACCACAACGTCGGGGGACTCCCCGAGGTCGTCGACTTCGACGGCATCGTCGAACCCATGCGGGACCTCTACAAGGACGAGGTCCGCGAGGTCGCCCGCGCGCTCGACCTGGAGGAGATCATCGCCGAGCGGATGCCGTTCCCCGGCCCCGGGCTGGCCGTCCGCATCCTCGGCGAGGTCACCGAGGAGAAGCTCGAGGTCGCCCGCGAGGCCAACCACGTCGTCGAGGAGGAACTCGAGGAACACGACCCCTGGCAGGCGCTCGCGGCGGTCATCGGCAAGGCCACGGGCGTCAAGGGCGACAACCGCGTCCACGGCTGGGTCGTCGCCGTTCGCTCCGTCGAGAGCCGGGACGGCATGACCGCCCGCGCCCAGGAAATCGACTGGGAGACCCTCCAGCGCATCCAGAGCCGCATCACCGGCGAGAACGACACCGTCTCGCGGGTGCTGTACGACGTGACCCACAAGCCGCCCGCGACCATCGAGTACGAGTGA